One Xenopus tropicalis strain Nigerian chromosome 8, UCB_Xtro_10.0, whole genome shotgun sequence genomic window carries:
- the LOC594890 gene encoding uncharacterized protein LOC594890 precursor, with protein MGFYRQCLIGLFALLLTAHCEPDPSLDNHWRLWVQTHKKIYKNEGEELARRLIWEDTLKFIMLHNLEYSMGLHTYEVGMNHLGDMVAEEMTDKQMNFIPQVIANITDVPVEISKSSPPESIDWRNKNCVTSVKDQGSCIASWAFSSIGALECQNMKRRTGKLESLSVQNLLDCSQTYGNNGCKGGWVVSSFRYIIDNGIELESNYPYQGKDGKCSYTPVKKASVCTSYRQLPYGDEATLKQVVGLMGPVSVAIDASRKTFRMYKNGVYYDPNCSSSTPDHSVLVVGYGAEDGVEYWLVKNSWGTSFGDEGYIKMARNHHNNCGIANFGCFPVV; from the exons ATGGGATTCTATAGGCAGTGCCTCATTGGACTTTTTGCCTTGCTACTCACTGCTCATTGTGAGCCAGATCCCAGCTTAGACAACCACTGGCGACTGTGGgttcaaacacacaaaaaaatctataaaaatgag GGAGAGGAACTTGCAAGACGTTTAATCTGGGAGGACACCTTGAAATTTATCATGCTTCACAACCTAGAATATTCCATGGGACTTCACACTTATGAAGTTGGAATGAACCATCTTGGTGATATG GTTGCGGAGGAGATGACCGACAAACAGATGAATTTCATACCTCAAGTAATTGCCAATATTACAGATGTTCCAGTAGAAATATCAAAGTCTTCTCCCCCAGAATCAATAGACTGGAGGAACAAAAACTGTGTGACTAGTGTAAAGGACCAG GGATCATGTATTGCTAGCTGGGCATTCAGCAGCATAGGAGCTCTGGAGTGTCAAAATATGAAAAGAAGAACAGGAAAACTGGAGTCACTCAGTGTACAGAACCTGCTGGACTGTTCCCAGACCTATGGAAATAATGGTTGTAAAGGCGGATGGGTGGTTTCCTCCTTCAGATACATCATTGACAATGGGATTGAGTTGGAGTCGAATTACCCATACCAAGGAAAG gaTGGTAAATGTTCCTACACCCCAGTCAAAAAAGCTTCTGTCTGCACCTCCTACAGACAGTTGCCATATGGTGACGAAGCAACACTTAAGCAAGTTGTTGGACTAATGGGACCAGTATCTGTTGCCATAGACGCCAGCAGAAAGACTTTCCGAATGTATAAAAATG GTGTTTATTATGACCCAAACTGCAGCAGCTCCACACCTGACCATTCAGTGCTTGTAGTTGGATATGGTGCAGAAGATGGTGTGGAGTACTGGCTGGTAAAGAACAG CTGGGGAACTTCCTTTGGTGATGAAGGCTACATTAAAATGGCAAGAAACCACCACAACAATTGCGGCATTGCAAACTTCGGCTGCTTCCCAGTTGTTTAA